From Streptomyces qinzhouensis, one genomic window encodes:
- a CDS encoding IS5 family transposase (programmed frameshift), with the protein MIRGCEVARPKPWEVDDELWAVIEPLLPKVGRRTRHPGRKRHPDRLVFQGILFVLHTGISWEHLPQELGFGSGMTCWRRLAEWTEAGVWPRLHEVLLAELRSANALDFSRAAVDGPCPGVKGGAKTGRSPVDRGRTGSKHHLITDATGIPLGATLTGGNRNDVTQLIPLLQAVPPVRGKRGRPRRRPDVVLGDRGYDHDKYRRLVRDLGVKPLIARRGTEHGSGLGAQRWVVERTFAHLHWFRRLRIRWEIRDDIHEAFLTLGCALICWRRLKSLR; encoded by the exons ATGATCCGGGGGTGCGAGGTGGCGCGGCCGAAGCCGTGGGAAGTCGACGACGAGCTGTGGGCGGTGATCGAGCCGCTGCTGCCCAAGGTCGGGCGGCGGACCCGCCACCCAGGACGCAAGCGGCATCCGGACCGGCTGGTGTTCCAGGGCATCCTGTTCGTCCTGCACACCGGGATCTCCTGGGAACACCTTCCGCAGGAGCTCGGCTTCGGGTCGGGCATGACCTGCTGGCGCCGCCTGGCCGAGTGGACCGAGGCCGGCGTGTGGCCCCGGCTGCACGAGGTCCTCCTCGCCGAGCTCCGCAGCGCGAACGCCCTGGACTTCTCCCGCGCGGCGGTCGACGGC CCATGTCCGGGCGTTAAAGGGGGAGCCAAGACCGGACGAAGCCCTGTCGACCGGGGCAGAACCGGCAGCAAGCATCATCTGATCACCGACGCCACCGGCATTCCGCTCGGCGCCACCCTGACCGGCGGCAATCGCAACGACGTCACCCAGCTGATCCCTCTTCTCCAGGCCGTGCCGCCGGTGCGGGGCAAGCGCGGGCGGCCCCGGCGCCGCCCGGACGTGGTGCTGGGCGACCGCGGCTACGACCACGACAAGTACCGCCGCCTGGTCCGGGACCTCGGCGTGAAGCCGTTGATCGCCCGCCGCGGCACCGAGCACGGCTCCGGCCTGGGCGCCCAGCGCTGGGTTGTCGAGCGCACGTTCGCCCATCTGCACTGGTTCCGCCGCCTGCGGATCCGCTGGGAGATACGCGACGACATCCACGAAGCCTTCCTGACCCTCGGATGCGCACTCATCTGCTGGAGACGCCTGAAGTCATTGCGATAG